The Nonlabens spongiae genome contains a region encoding:
- a CDS encoding transposase, producing the protein MITDSISYCRAEKNMDCFAFCVMPSHVHMIFRDQNSDPQSLLKNFKRYTARSVNKAIQNNVQESRRDWMLWMMKRAAIKNGNKAKHQFWQHHNKPIELWSPKVIKQKLDYIHNNPVESGFVTRPIVWKYSSARNYADLPAEIEIDLVGFME; encoded by the coding sequence ATCATTACCGACTCTATTTCCTATTGCCGCGCAGAGAAAAACATGGATTGTTTTGCCTTCTGCGTTATGCCCAGTCATGTTCATATGATTTTTAGAGATCAAAACTCAGACCCGCAGTCATTATTAAAAAACTTCAAAAGATATACAGCTCGAAGTGTCAACAAAGCCATCCAAAACAACGTTCAAGAAAGTAGACGCGACTGGATGCTATGGATGATGAAGAGAGCTGCAATAAAGAATGGCAATAAAGCGAAACACCAATTCTGGCAGCATCACAACAAGCCTATTGAGTTATGGAGCCCTAAAGTCATCAAACAGAAACTGGATTATATTCATAACAATCCAGTAGAATCAGGATTTGTTACGAGACCCATTGTATGGAAATACAGTAGCGCACGCAACTATGCTGATTTGCCAGCTGAGATTGAGATTGATCTTGTGGGATTTATGGAGTAA